A window from Phaeocystidibacter marisrubri encodes these proteins:
- a CDS encoding T9SS type A sorting domain-containing protein: MIKGLRILPWLFSVFAVVSASGREIPGLPLSTNKSANSNKTVAELCQPAQAQSDLNINNVRTTILGGGDMWWDLNQARYEVPKGSNLHSMFAGALWLGGVDEGNQLKLAAMTYRQKGNDYWPGPLSTDGLATVTKEVCDKYDRHWIIYREQVDIHKAWLDCQSDPDCDAAAEFPGYEGNIPDIIMNWPAHGVENELPYRLAPFIDRDGDDTYDPMVDYPAYDLDRSYDCQLKEVDLLYGDQTIWWVYNDRGNVHTETQAGALGFEIRAQAFAFTTNDEINNMTFNNYRIINKSTFRLTDTYFTTWFDPDLGKPDDDLIGCDIPRGLGYCYNADLEDEGPLGYGFYPPAVGFDFFQGPFADYYDGRDNDRDGCVDGVRDENGNCVAEDETVGRNERIIMSGFMYFNNTANPASGNPNSAAEFYNYMRSRWKNGNPLVVENPSGQGNTANGDGYTADGSGLATLFAYPGNTFDTTGVTAPTSDQNWFESPSNKEDKRGLHNAGPFSLAPGALNFITTGVVWERNFQTQDLFASVEEVIIADDKAQQLFDNCFQVLNGPDAPDVEIIELDQELIITLSYSNASNNQNLDYSEKDPLIPVPGGKTEAEVIANSPNYFNYVFEGFQIFQFANKEVSIADRYDPSQSRLIAQTDVRNSVEQLVNWELDPNINQLIPKDMTLVTNNEGIQMSFSIKEDVFATSTRTLVNHREYYFTVIAYAYNEYEPFDPAASPDGQRKPFLPGRNNIQTYTGIPHKTESEEGGLDLNGDYGDGIEITRIEGMGNSGNDLAFQTETEEEIVNDYNAERALYVPGRGPVDVKIVDPKNVPAGTSTMIFDGVDNDANWMLITEGDTVYSRRNIGFLNEQIIPELGISVTVENVRQPGNDTNGVFNGGIISTSQTFSDATAQWLTGVVDDDSYTPFNWIFAGTNTTATEAPAELYPDFNGDPKQYFEKMVDGTWAPFYYVSFLGRGTASGYSIFGMGPSDSIVGNIGARLKPANLHSVDIVYTNDKSKWTRVPVLEMGEDPALTQGNANKFDLREANGWILQGDQLVRDNSAAGRGWSYFPGYAIDLETGQRLNMAFGENSFMVAERGNDMLWNPTSTVAVSPGDNITGGYRFGGQHYLYVFAPEAIEGITPVDNSYKGADQTANPMYNRFENISSAINKRRIFSSCLYANIPLTTVKYTDVDPYTEMPSEVRTSIRVNRPYGTYQPAGTTSVNGGNPLYEFSTTDFATKRRQMATATSALDNIRVVPNPYYARSAYETSQLDNQVKFTNLPEVCTISIFSTNGTLIRQINKNNASTWVSWDLTNDYNVPIASGVYIIHVDAGDIGETVLKWYGALRPVDLNAF, from the coding sequence ATGATTAAAGGTCTTCGCATCTTACCGTGGCTTTTCAGCGTCTTTGCAGTAGTTTCTGCAAGTGGACGTGAAATCCCTGGCCTTCCACTTAGCACGAATAAGTCGGCCAATTCAAATAAAACAGTTGCTGAACTCTGTCAACCTGCACAGGCTCAGTCCGACCTTAACATTAATAATGTTCGTACGACCATCCTAGGTGGTGGTGATATGTGGTGGGATTTGAACCAAGCACGTTATGAGGTTCCGAAGGGAAGTAACCTTCACTCTATGTTTGCCGGTGCGCTTTGGCTCGGTGGTGTGGATGAAGGTAACCAGCTTAAACTTGCAGCAATGACTTACCGTCAAAAAGGTAATGACTACTGGCCTGGCCCGTTGTCAACCGACGGTTTGGCTACTGTAACCAAAGAAGTTTGTGATAAGTATGACCGTCACTGGATTATTTATCGCGAACAAGTAGACATCCACAAAGCGTGGTTGGATTGTCAGTCTGATCCAGACTGTGATGCAGCAGCTGAGTTCCCTGGATACGAAGGAAACATTCCTGATATCATCATGAACTGGCCAGCTCACGGTGTGGAGAACGAACTTCCATACCGTTTGGCTCCATTCATCGACCGCGATGGCGATGATACGTACGACCCAATGGTGGATTACCCAGCATACGATCTAGATCGTTCATACGACTGTCAGTTGAAAGAGGTGGATCTCCTTTATGGTGACCAAACGATCTGGTGGGTATATAATGACCGTGGTAACGTTCACACCGAGACTCAAGCTGGAGCTCTTGGTTTCGAAATCCGCGCTCAAGCTTTCGCGTTCACTACGAACGACGAAATCAACAACATGACTTTCAACAACTACCGTATTATCAACAAGTCGACTTTCCGATTGACTGATACATACTTCACCACTTGGTTTGACCCAGATTTGGGTAAGCCAGATGATGACTTGATTGGTTGTGATATTCCTCGTGGTTTGGGTTACTGTTACAATGCAGACCTTGAAGATGAAGGTCCGTTGGGTTACGGTTTCTACCCACCTGCGGTAGGTTTTGACTTCTTCCAAGGCCCATTTGCTGACTACTATGATGGTCGTGATAATGACCGCGATGGTTGTGTGGATGGTGTGCGTGACGAAAATGGTAACTGTGTGGCAGAAGATGAGACAGTGGGACGCAACGAGCGTATCATCATGTCTGGCTTCATGTATTTTAACAACACCGCTAACCCAGCTTCTGGTAACCCGAATTCAGCTGCTGAATTCTATAACTACATGCGTAGCCGTTGGAAGAACGGTAACCCGTTGGTGGTTGAGAATCCATCTGGTCAAGGTAACACGGCAAACGGTGATGGTTACACTGCTGATGGTTCTGGTTTGGCAACTTTGTTTGCTTACCCGGGTAACACATTTGATACTACAGGTGTAACGGCTCCTACTTCAGACCAGAACTGGTTTGAGTCTCCTTCTAACAAGGAAGATAAGCGTGGTCTTCACAACGCTGGTCCTTTCTCTTTGGCTCCAGGCGCATTGAACTTTATCACTACAGGTGTGGTTTGGGAGAGAAACTTCCAAACTCAAGACCTCTTTGCTTCCGTTGAGGAAGTGATCATTGCTGATGATAAAGCACAGCAATTGTTCGACAACTGTTTCCAAGTATTGAATGGTCCTGATGCTCCAGATGTTGAGATCATCGAACTCGATCAAGAGTTGATCATTACTCTTTCTTATAGCAACGCTTCTAACAACCAGAATTTGGATTACTCTGAAAAGGATCCATTGATTCCTGTTCCAGGTGGTAAAACAGAGGCGGAAGTAATTGCTAATAGTCCGAACTACTTTAATTACGTATTTGAAGGTTTCCAAATCTTCCAATTCGCGAACAAGGAAGTTTCTATTGCCGACCGTTACGATCCATCACAGTCTCGTTTGATTGCTCAAACTGACGTTCGTAACTCGGTTGAGCAGTTGGTTAACTGGGAGTTGGATCCAAACATCAACCAGTTGATTCCAAAAGACATGACTCTTGTGACTAACAACGAGGGTATTCAAATGTCATTTAGCATCAAAGAGGATGTATTTGCTACTTCAACTCGTACACTTGTAAACCATAGAGAGTATTACTTCACTGTAATTGCTTACGCTTATAACGAATACGAGCCATTCGATCCAGCAGCAAGTCCTGACGGTCAGCGCAAGCCTTTCTTGCCAGGTCGTAACAATATCCAGACTTACACAGGTATTCCTCACAAGACTGAATCTGAAGAAGGTGGTCTTGACCTAAACGGAGACTACGGTGATGGTATTGAGATCACTCGTATTGAAGGTATGGGTAACTCTGGTAATGATTTGGCCTTCCAAACTGAAACAGAAGAAGAGATCGTTAATGATTACAATGCTGAACGTGCACTTTACGTTCCAGGTCGTGGTCCAGTTGACGTGAAGATTGTTGACCCTAAGAATGTTCCTGCAGGAACTTCAACAATGATTTTCGACGGTGTAGATAACGATGCAAACTGGATGCTTATCACAGAAGGTGATACAGTATACTCACGTAGAAACATTGGATTCTTGAACGAACAGATTATTCCAGAATTGGGTATTTCTGTAACGGTTGAGAATGTTCGTCAGCCAGGAAACGATACAAACGGCGTATTCAACGGTGGTATTATTTCAACTTCACAAACCTTTAGTGATGCAACCGCACAATGGTTGACAGGGGTTGTTGATGATGACTCGTATACTCCGTTCAACTGGATCTTTGCAGGTACAAACACTACCGCAACAGAAGCACCAGCTGAATTGTACCCTGACTTCAATGGTGACCCTAAGCAGTACTTCGAGAAGATGGTTGACGGTACTTGGGCTCCTTTCTACTATGTGAGTTTCCTAGGTCGTGGTACGGCAAGTGGATATTCTATCTTCGGTATGGGGCCATCGGATTCTATTGTAGGTAATATTGGTGCTCGTCTTAAGCCGGCGAACCTCCACAGTGTGGATATCGTTTACACCAATGACAAGAGCAAGTGGACTCGTGTTCCTGTTCTAGAGATGGGTGAAGATCCTGCATTGACTCAAGGTAATGCCAACAAGTTTGACCTTCGTGAAGCTAACGGTTGGATCCTTCAAGGTGATCAACTTGTTCGTGACAATTCTGCGGCTGGTCGTGGATGGTCTTACTTCCCAGGTTACGCAATTGACCTTGAAACGGGTCAGCGTTTGAATATGGCCTTTGGTGAGAACAGCTTCATGGTTGCAGAGCGCGGTAACGATATGCTTTGGAACCCAACTTCAACTGTGGCAGTGAGTCCTGGTGATAACATTACAGGTGGTTACCGCTTCGGTGGTCAACATTACCTCTATGTTTTCGCTCCAGAAGCAATTGAAGGTATTACACCAGTAGACAACTCGTATAAGGGAGCTGATCAAACAGCCAACCCTATGTATAACAGATTTGAGAATATTAGCAGTGCAATTAACAAGCGCAGAATCTTTTCATCATGTCTTTATGCTAACATCCCTCTAACTACTGTGAAGTACACGGATGTTGACCCTTATACTGAAATGCCAAGTGAGGTTCGTACAAGCATTCGAGTGAATCGTCCTTATGGTACCTACCAACCTGCTGGAACCACTTCAGTGAATGGTGGAAATCCATTGTACGAATTCAGTACGACTGACTTCGCCACGAAGAGAAGACAGATGGCTACGGCTACAAGTGCTTTGGACAACATTCGTGTAGTACCAAACCCATACTATGCTAGAAGTGCATACGAAACTTCGCAGTTGGACAACCAAGTTAAGTTTACCAACCTTCCAGAAGTTTGTACAATTAGCATCTTTAGCACCAATGGTACATTGATTCGTCAGATCAATAAGAACAACGCATCTACATGGGTGAGTTGGGACTTGACAAATGACTACAACGTGCCAATTGCATCCGGTGTTTACATTATTCACGTAGACGCTGGTGATATTGGAGAAACTGTGCTGAAATGGTATGGTGCTCTTCGTCCGGTTGACTTGAACGCATTCTAA
- a CDS encoding glycosyltransferase translates to MLLPFLLILYFAFAAFLLVGFKRRKTVVNGTGEAFTVLIPFRNEGEVIAKTSKAIIERLISSPYEFEVIWINDGSEDQSVDLVRANLPKNDNRFRLSNTSGVGKKAAIEIGYCTSSHPVILTIDADVIPQAGWPKGMINPFSDKSTQMVCGDVFVLQDGGVQSSFEGIDTLSLVGSARGLTQNGWAVMCNGANLAYRKMAFEKIGGFGQHAHISSGDDVFTLQRMMAHYPDGVLFADIQELSGVYTYPQQSWKAVFRQRIRWAGKSSSYTSAKAKAVAGLIAFLSLSTVVGLVGSFFISSMLVPVLILWLGKAMVDVVLLKRFSRAYKYELPFGGMVVQSLVYPFYTAVIVVLSFFVKVEWKGRKIAA, encoded by the coding sequence GTGCTTTTACCATTCCTCCTCATCTTATATTTTGCCTTCGCCGCTTTCCTACTTGTTGGTTTCAAGAGGCGGAAAACCGTTGTGAATGGAACGGGAGAGGCGTTCACCGTTCTGATTCCATTTCGCAATGAAGGGGAAGTGATTGCCAAAACATCAAAAGCTATTATCGAGCGACTCATAAGTTCTCCATATGAGTTTGAAGTTATTTGGATCAATGACGGCTCCGAAGATCAGAGTGTAGACTTAGTAAGGGCAAATCTACCCAAGAATGATAATCGTTTTAGACTATCGAACACTTCGGGTGTGGGTAAGAAGGCAGCCATAGAAATAGGATACTGCACATCTTCTCATCCTGTAATTTTAACCATTGATGCAGATGTCATTCCTCAAGCTGGTTGGCCTAAAGGAATGATTAATCCATTTTCAGATAAGTCAACACAAATGGTTTGTGGAGATGTCTTTGTACTTCAAGATGGTGGTGTTCAGTCTTCCTTCGAGGGGATTGATACATTGAGCCTTGTGGGAAGCGCGCGTGGCCTCACCCAGAATGGATGGGCGGTGATGTGTAATGGCGCGAACTTGGCCTATCGGAAAATGGCATTTGAAAAGATCGGAGGGTTCGGACAACATGCACACATCTCCAGTGGTGATGATGTATTTACCTTGCAGCGCATGATGGCTCATTATCCCGATGGTGTACTGTTCGCGGATATCCAAGAGCTCTCGGGAGTTTATACTTATCCACAACAATCTTGGAAGGCTGTATTTCGTCAGAGAATCCGATGGGCGGGCAAAAGCTCCTCTTATACGTCTGCGAAAGCTAAGGCTGTAGCAGGTTTAATTGCCTTCCTCAGCCTATCTACCGTGGTCGGTTTGGTAGGGTCATTCTTCATTTCATCTATGTTGGTGCCCGTTCTCATATTGTGGTTGGGTAAGGCTATGGTTGATGTCGTTCTCCTGAAGCGATTTTCAAGGGCATACAAGTACGAACTGCCCTTTGGCGGGATGGTAGTCCAGAGTTTGGTTTATCCGTTTTATACAGCCGTTATAGTCGTCCTATCGTTTTTCGTAAAAGTGGAGTGGAAGGGAAGGAAGATTGCAGCTTGA
- the greA gene encoding transcription elongation factor GreA, whose amino-acid sequence MAQLSYYTPEGLKKLKEELDHMKSIERPRISQQIAEARDKGDLSENAEYDAAKEAQGLLEMKIAKLETELSNARIIDESQLDTSKVLVLSKVKIKNLANGMEMNYTLVSEKEADLKLGKISVTSPIGKGLLGKSVGDVAEIEVPNGKIQFEVIEISR is encoded by the coding sequence ATGGCTCAGTTATCATATTATACCCCAGAAGGCCTTAAAAAGCTGAAGGAAGAACTCGATCACATGAAGAGTATTGAGCGACCTCGCATCTCTCAACAGATTGCTGAGGCTCGTGATAAGGGTGACTTATCTGAGAACGCTGAATACGATGCAGCTAAAGAAGCTCAAGGCCTGCTTGAAATGAAAATTGCCAAGCTAGAGACTGAACTTTCTAATGCGCGTATTATTGATGAATCGCAGTTGGATACTTCTAAAGTTCTCGTCTTGTCTAAAGTGAAAATCAAGAACCTTGCTAATGGCATGGAGATGAATTACACTTTGGTGAGTGAGAAAGAAGCAGATCTTAAACTTGGTAAGATTTCGGTAACTTCACCTATCGGCAAGGGACTCCTTGGTAAAAGCGTAGGAGACGTTGCTGAAATTGAAGTGCCAAATGGCAAGATTCAGTTTGAAGTGATTGAAATCTCTCGATAA
- a CDS encoding HIT family protein, whose product MASIFSKIIAGEIPCYKVAETESAIAFLDVRPLKRGHTLIVPKKEVDKLFDLPKSDYDGVMDLAYRVGAAVGDAIPCVRVGVAVLGLEVPHAHVHLIPIDTEKDLNFSNERLSFEEEEWVSTAQAIKAALK is encoded by the coding sequence ATGGCTTCTATTTTCTCAAAGATCATCGCAGGTGAGATTCCGTGTTATAAAGTAGCAGAGACGGAAAGCGCCATAGCGTTTTTGGATGTGAGACCTTTAAAAAGAGGCCATACTTTGATTGTTCCCAAGAAGGAGGTTGATAAGCTATTCGACCTTCCTAAATCCGATTACGATGGCGTGATGGACTTGGCCTATCGAGTGGGCGCTGCAGTAGGAGATGCGATTCCTTGCGTACGCGTAGGTGTTGCGGTGTTGGGCTTGGAAGTTCCACACGCTCATGTTCATCTCATTCCCATTGACACTGAGAAGGACCTAAACTTTTCGAATGAAAGATTGTCTTTTGAAGAAGAAGAGTGGGTGAGTACAGCTCAGGCCATTAAAGCAGCGCTGAAGTAA
- a CDS encoding mechanosensitive ion channel family protein produces MLPTVPPDTANSLQTDVSNTELAEQSETLLESFNLSHWAHDWLVKQELSDFWITAFTLVLDLATLLVIAFIADYLTRKILLTIAHRLVKRTKAKWDDYFLEQRVFRNLAHIIPATISLYALPILFRDVEVALNPAQIVLKAYITILVAIALNKAFKALQNYTEDNNTFRGKPVKTVLQVMQVMNVFIALVIIFGIFTGTKITTVLGAMAGTTAILILIFQDTINGLLANFQITMYDLLEKGDWISFDKYGVDGDVVSIDLTTVKVRNWDNTISSIPAKAFVSDSFINWRGMKKVNMRRIKRNILIDINSIALCNDEMLNRYGKIALVKDYIEARQVEIDKYNDEHGFDKGAASINGRHQTNVGIYRAYIKAYLDKHPKVAKKDGAMVMVRQLQPTSKGIPLEVYCFSADIVWENYEGIQSDIFDHLYAATAFFDLRLFQEMSGYDLSHSLQSSSSTETSSEQ; encoded by the coding sequence ATGCTACCAACAGTTCCTCCTGACACAGCGAATAGTCTTCAAACCGACGTGAGCAATACCGAGCTTGCCGAGCAAAGTGAAACTCTACTAGAGTCTTTCAACCTTTCGCACTGGGCTCATGATTGGCTTGTGAAGCAAGAACTATCCGACTTTTGGATTACTGCTTTCACATTGGTCTTGGATTTAGCAACATTGCTAGTCATTGCCTTTATCGCCGACTATCTCACCCGAAAAATTCTGCTCACGATAGCTCATCGACTGGTGAAGCGAACGAAAGCCAAGTGGGATGACTACTTTTTGGAGCAACGTGTATTTAGAAATTTAGCCCACATTATTCCGGCAACCATTTCGCTCTACGCACTTCCGATTCTTTTTAGGGATGTGGAGGTTGCATTGAATCCTGCGCAAATTGTACTCAAGGCCTACATCACCATTCTTGTTGCCATCGCCTTGAACAAAGCTTTCAAGGCCCTGCAGAACTATACGGAAGACAACAACACTTTCCGCGGAAAGCCCGTTAAAACGGTCCTCCAAGTCATGCAGGTAATGAACGTGTTCATTGCATTGGTCATCATCTTTGGAATTTTCACCGGAACAAAGATTACGACCGTTTTGGGAGCAATGGCTGGTACCACGGCCATTCTGATTTTGATCTTTCAAGACACCATCAATGGTCTTCTGGCGAACTTTCAAATCACCATGTACGACCTTCTTGAAAAGGGAGATTGGATTTCATTTGACAAGTACGGAGTAGATGGTGATGTGGTGAGTATTGATTTGACCACCGTAAAAGTTCGAAACTGGGATAACACCATCAGCTCTATCCCTGCTAAAGCATTCGTCTCGGATTCCTTTATCAATTGGCGAGGGATGAAGAAGGTGAACATGCGTCGAATCAAGCGGAATATTCTCATCGACATCAACAGTATCGCACTTTGTAATGATGAGATGTTGAATCGCTATGGAAAAATAGCGCTTGTTAAAGACTACATCGAAGCGCGTCAAGTAGAGATTGATAAATACAACGACGAGCACGGTTTCGACAAAGGTGCGGCAAGCATCAACGGAAGACACCAAACCAATGTTGGAATCTACCGAGCGTACATCAAGGCTTACTTGGACAAACATCCAAAAGTTGCCAAGAAGGACGGCGCTATGGTAATGGTTCGCCAGCTGCAACCTACCTCAAAGGGAATTCCGTTGGAGGTGTACTGTTTTAGCGCCGATATCGTGTGGGAGAACTACGAAGGCATTCAAAGCGACATCTTCGACCACCTCTATGCTGCCACGGCATTCTTCGACTTGCGTTTGTTCCAAGAAATGTCCGGTTACGATTTGAGTCATTCGCTACAATCGTCATCCAGCACAGAGACCAGTTCAGAGCAATAA
- a CDS encoding PorV/PorQ family protein codes for MRKSLYTTLMAATVLSTAAFGGNPQRAGSAGASELLINPWAGSAGLANSNVASVMGLEGSFMNIAGLAHNEGTEVGFANTQWLVGSGISVNAAGIAQQVGENGNLALSIQSFDYGEWDITTEDQPEGGAGTISPTSIVIGLGYAQRFTTNIYGGVNIKVYNSTISNLSATGIAVDAGVQYITETKKNERNVRLGITLKNVGPSFSYGGDGLSINLPVPQGGYSQAFNSRSADFELPTQLTLGGAYDWNIAKNIHRLTINAAFVANSFEKDNYVFGLEYGFKKWLAVRAGYRVNDNRVDGRNTTALSGPSAGVMFNAPMGKANFRFDYAYRAAQNFSGIHTIGVAVAF; via the coding sequence ATGAGAAAATCTTTATATACTACTTTGATGGCTGCAACTGTGCTTAGCACAGCAGCCTTCGGAGGCAACCCTCAACGTGCCGGGTCAGCTGGTGCAAGTGAATTGCTTATCAACCCTTGGGCTGGTAGCGCAGGTTTGGCCAACTCAAACGTTGCGAGCGTAATGGGGTTGGAAGGATCCTTTATGAACATCGCAGGTTTGGCACATAACGAAGGAACAGAAGTAGGTTTTGCGAATACGCAATGGCTAGTTGGTTCTGGAATTTCTGTGAACGCTGCGGGTATCGCTCAGCAGGTAGGTGAGAACGGAAACCTAGCTCTTTCTATTCAGTCCTTTGATTATGGGGAGTGGGATATTACTACTGAAGACCAGCCGGAAGGTGGTGCAGGTACCATTTCTCCAACTTCAATTGTGATTGGATTGGGCTATGCTCAGCGATTTACCACCAATATCTACGGTGGTGTAAACATCAAGGTTTACAACTCTACGATCTCCAACTTGAGTGCTACGGGTATCGCTGTTGACGCAGGGGTTCAGTACATTACAGAAACGAAGAAGAACGAGAGAAACGTGCGCTTGGGTATTACATTGAAGAACGTTGGACCATCTTTCAGCTACGGTGGTGACGGACTTTCTATCAACCTTCCTGTTCCACAGGGTGGTTACTCACAAGCCTTTAACTCACGTTCTGCTGATTTCGAATTGCCAACTCAGTTAACATTGGGTGGTGCATACGACTGGAACATTGCTAAGAACATTCACCGTCTTACGATCAATGCGGCCTTCGTGGCAAACTCTTTCGAAAAGGATAACTACGTATTCGGTCTAGAGTATGGATTCAAGAAGTGGTTGGCAGTCCGCGCGGGTTACCGTGTGAACGACAATCGCGTAGACGGAAGAAATACGACGGCTCTTAGCGGTCCGAGTGCAGGCGTTATGTTTAACGCTCCAATGGGCAAAGCAAACTTTCGTTTTGACTACGCATACCGTGCTGCACAAAACTTTAGTGGTATCCACACTATCGGCGTAGCAGTAGCATTCTAA
- a CDS encoding DUF4249 domain-containing protein has product MKKLLAIFFVAISLTSCRDIIELDIPDTAPLLIVNGVITDTVPVQVQVLTSAPYFSGANPGVSNASVFVFENGVRIDSLIESDTASGFYYGSAVGYVGGTYSIEVQIGSNNPQFESGTWVSSDEELKRCPPIDSFYSEYREKSLFQPEGYYVAAHFHEAEGKGDYYRIRAWRNDSLLNTPFDLQYFSDEFADGLNYNNDPLPAFTLDGPKPVGTTYKIELGSITPQFFDFLDILRQQTAQVGGTFDPPPAAIIGNIYRKGDPTDYALGYFNASKVNFAETVIVQ; this is encoded by the coding sequence ATGAAAAAGTTACTTGCAATTTTCTTTGTGGCGATCAGCCTCACTTCATGTCGAGACATCATTGAACTTGACATCCCAGACACTGCACCACTACTGATTGTAAACGGTGTAATTACCGACACCGTTCCGGTACAGGTTCAGGTACTCACCAGTGCTCCATATTTCTCTGGAGCAAATCCAGGTGTATCAAACGCTTCCGTTTTCGTCTTCGAAAATGGAGTGCGCATCGACTCCTTGATTGAATCAGACACTGCTTCTGGTTTCTATTATGGAAGTGCTGTTGGATATGTTGGCGGCACCTACTCTATCGAAGTTCAAATTGGTTCCAACAATCCCCAATTCGAAAGCGGTACTTGGGTTTCTTCAGACGAGGAACTAAAGAGATGTCCACCGATTGATTCATTCTACAGTGAGTACCGTGAAAAGTCTTTATTCCAGCCAGAAGGTTATTATGTAGCTGCGCATTTTCACGAGGCAGAAGGCAAAGGCGATTACTATCGAATCAGAGCTTGGAGAAACGACTCCCTTCTAAACACTCCATTCGATCTGCAATACTTCAGTGACGAATTTGCTGATGGTCTCAATTACAACAATGATCCACTTCCGGCCTTTACGCTAGATGGGCCCAAACCGGTTGGAACAACGTATAAAATTGAATTGGGAAGTATCACACCACAATTCTTCGACTTCTTAGACATCCTTCGACAGCAAACCGCACAAGTAGGTGGAACATTTGACCCTCCACCTGCCGCGATCATTGGGAACATCTACAGAAAAGGAGATCCTACCGACTACGCCTTGGGCTATTTTAATGCATCGAAAGTGAACTTCGCCGAAACGGTGATTGTTCAATAA
- the ruvC gene encoding crossover junction endodeoxyribonuclease RuvC yields MQEKIIMGIDPGTTVMGYGVIKVIGKKAELLAFDVLKFRAKDDHYLRLEQIFKNTSEIVEQYMPDEMALEAPFFGKNIQSMLKLGRAQGVVMAAALSRGIPVVEYSPKRVKQSITGDGNASKEKVAGMLKSIYGFKEIPKLLDATDGLAVATCHHYQNNTILGNQKSYGSWDAFLKNNPDRLK; encoded by the coding sequence ATGCAGGAGAAGATCATCATGGGAATTGACCCGGGAACAACAGTGATGGGATATGGCGTCATAAAAGTAATTGGCAAGAAAGCAGAGCTACTGGCATTTGACGTTTTGAAATTCCGAGCAAAAGACGATCACTATCTAAGACTCGAACAAATCTTCAAGAACACTAGCGAAATTGTAGAACAATACATGCCAGATGAAATGGCGCTCGAAGCTCCTTTCTTTGGGAAGAACATTCAATCGATGTTGAAACTTGGGAGGGCGCAAGGCGTTGTTATGGCCGCAGCGTTGTCAAGAGGGATTCCCGTTGTTGAATATTCTCCCAAGCGCGTAAAGCAATCCATCACGGGAGATGGTAATGCGAGTAAGGAAAAAGTAGCGGGAATGCTAAAGAGTATATATGGATTTAAAGAAATCCCCAAGCTCTTAGACGCAACGGACGGACTTGCTGTTGCTACCTGCCACCACTACCAAAATAACACCATCCTAGGAAACCAAAAGAGCTATGGAAGTTGGGATGCATTCCTGAAGAACAATCCCGATCGATTAAAATAG